A region from the Tahibacter amnicola genome encodes:
- a CDS encoding tetratricopeptide repeat protein: MKRTQGLNRLRRWCMVTLLGTAANALATVAADPLQLLHLREGTGTAAGHIADTGCATCHPATYASYQDVGMAQSFRRPSAAALVEDFARTQFEHTPSKSHFSLTWNGEVLLFKRWQRDDEGKPINAFSQRVDWILGSGHRSRVYLYRTPGGELYQLPIAWYTQEQRLAMAPGYDRADHDGLTRRIRRECLFCHNAYPEQPTGSDAHWAPPVFPAALPEGTGCQRCHGPGAVHVRQVIANAPVETIRASIINPARLAPARRDDVCFQCHLLPAVAVIGPRRLDRGDYSFRPGQALDDYLVHMETVTGEPATERFEINHHAYRLMQSDCYQKGGITCIDCHNPHHPLAKDTRLASVDATCGRCHEPHPAESVAVKGTATPENCVGCHMPRRRTQDVVHVTMTDHHIARARSGDLLAQLREATPDVKDVQPFAPQPGAGATDALYRTLAILRADLAGHGADAHLARLAAATETASLTPHFDIAAFQLGQRNFARALQTTQHLLAEAPGNALATAWRGVARMGSGDVANAVPDFLAATQSAPDVPEFQFNLGLALHALQRHAQAREALSEAIRLRPNLVAAWVTRGHVHTALGRDEDAISDYRQALALQPRETRAYLALADRLVADGQRDEALRYLRMGTHAAAKPEAIRAALDEHQRNDAATTPAKPLE, from the coding sequence ATGAAACGCACGCAAGGACTGAACCGCCTGCGCCGATGGTGCATGGTTACCCTGCTGGGGACGGCCGCGAATGCGCTGGCCACGGTGGCAGCGGATCCGTTGCAGCTGCTGCACCTGCGCGAAGGCACCGGCACAGCAGCCGGCCACATCGCCGACACCGGCTGCGCCACCTGCCATCCGGCAACCTACGCCAGCTACCAGGACGTGGGCATGGCGCAATCGTTCCGGCGCCCGTCGGCCGCGGCGCTGGTGGAAGATTTTGCGCGCACGCAATTCGAGCACACGCCGTCGAAGAGTCACTTTTCGTTGACCTGGAACGGCGAAGTGCTGCTGTTCAAGCGCTGGCAACGGGATGACGAGGGAAAACCGATCAATGCGTTTTCCCAGCGCGTGGATTGGATCCTGGGTTCCGGACACCGCTCGCGCGTCTACCTCTACCGCACGCCGGGTGGCGAGCTGTACCAGCTGCCGATTGCCTGGTACACGCAGGAGCAGCGCCTGGCGATGGCACCGGGCTATGACCGCGCCGACCATGATGGCCTGACACGGCGCATCCGTCGCGAATGTCTGTTCTGCCACAACGCCTATCCGGAGCAGCCCACCGGCTCTGATGCACACTGGGCGCCGCCGGTATTTCCGGCCGCGCTTCCGGAAGGGACGGGATGCCAGCGTTGCCACGGACCGGGCGCAGTGCATGTGCGGCAGGTCATCGCGAATGCGCCTGTCGAGACAATCCGGGCCAGCATCATCAATCCGGCACGACTGGCCCCGGCGCGCCGCGACGACGTGTGTTTCCAGTGTCACCTTCTGCCCGCCGTCGCCGTGATCGGCCCGCGACGACTGGACCGCGGCGATTACAGCTTCCGGCCGGGACAGGCGCTGGATGACTATCTCGTCCACATGGAAACCGTTACCGGCGAGCCCGCGACGGAACGCTTCGAAATCAATCATCACGCCTACCGGCTGATGCAAAGCGACTGCTACCAGAAAGGTGGCATCACCTGCATCGACTGCCACAATCCGCACCACCCCCTGGCCAAGGACACCCGTCTTGCGTCCGTGGACGCCACCTGCGGGCGTTGTCACGAACCCCACCCTGCCGAGAGTGTCGCGGTGAAAGGCACTGCAACGCCGGAGAATTGCGTCGGCTGCCACATGCCGCGGCGTCGCACGCAAGATGTGGTTCACGTCACGATGACTGACCACCACATCGCGCGCGCCCGCAGCGGCGACCTGCTCGCACAATTGCGCGAGGCCACGCCGGATGTGAAAGATGTCCAGCCGTTCGCACCACAACCAGGTGCCGGCGCCACGGATGCCTTGTACCGCACGCTGGCCATCCTGCGGGCAGACCTCGCCGGCCACGGTGCGGATGCACACCTCGCCCGGCTGGCCGCTGCCACAGAAACGGCATCGCTGACACCGCATTTCGATATCGCCGCATTCCAGCTCGGGCAGCGGAACTTTGCCCGGGCCCTGCAGACCACACAGCACCTGCTCGCGGAAGCACCGGGAAACGCGCTGGCCACCGCGTGGCGGGGCGTCGCGCGAATGGGGTCGGGCGACGTCGCCAATGCCGTGCCGGATTTTCTCGCCGCGACGCAATCGGCGCCGGATGTCCCCGAGTTCCAGTTCAATCTCGGCTTGGCGCTGCACGCGCTACAGCGTCACGCGCAGGCGCGCGAGGCACTTTCCGAAGCGATCCGCCTGCGCCCGAATCTCGTCGCTGCCTGGGTGACGCGTGGCCACGTGCACACCGCATTGGGCCGCGACGAAGATGCCATCAGCGACTACCGCCAGGCACTGGCGTTGCAGCCGCGCGAAACGCGCGCCTACCTCGCGCTCGCCGACCGCCTCGTCGCAGATGGTCAGCGCGACGAGGCGCTGCGCTACCTGCGAATGGGAACCCATGCCGCCGCGAAACCCGAAGCCATTCGCGCCGCCCTGGACGAGCACCAGCGCAACGACGCAGCCACGACACCCGCCAAGCCCCTTGAATGA
- a CDS encoding alpha/beta hydrolase has product MYLPDGNAAAVVCLLHGGFWRTPYGRDQMEAVAQDLVGRRYAVWNIGYRRVGEPGGGWPGTFDDVGAAIDHLALLHADGISMDLDQVFVAGHSAGGHLALWSASRAAPRIRVRAVAGLAPIADLTAGYHLALGGQAAGQLLGGSPQDVPGRYRTASPHAQLPLHIPQLIAHGTEDTAVPVQLSRDYVALAASHGDPVTLAELSDTSHMAFLDPCSQAHQTLCHWLAAQRANAEVVTARNFG; this is encoded by the coding sequence CTGTACCTGCCCGACGGAAACGCCGCAGCGGTCGTCTGCCTGCTGCACGGCGGATTCTGGCGTACACCCTACGGGCGCGACCAGATGGAAGCCGTGGCGCAGGACCTCGTCGGACGCAGGTATGCCGTGTGGAATATCGGCTACCGGCGTGTCGGAGAACCAGGCGGCGGCTGGCCGGGTACGTTCGACGACGTCGGCGCGGCGATCGATCACCTGGCATTGCTGCACGCCGACGGCATCTCGATGGATCTGGACCAGGTGTTCGTGGCGGGGCACTCGGCCGGAGGCCATCTGGCGCTGTGGAGCGCAAGTCGCGCTGCACCCCGCATTCGCGTGCGCGCCGTCGCCGGGCTTGCGCCGATCGCCGATCTCACCGCTGGCTACCATCTGGCCCTCGGCGGCCAAGCAGCAGGCCAATTGCTGGGTGGCTCGCCGCAGGACGTTCCCGGGCGCTACCGGACCGCATCGCCGCATGCGCAACTTCCGCTACATATTCCGCAGCTGATCGCGCACGGCACGGAGGATACCGCCGTTCCGGTCCAGCTGTCGCGGGACTACGTGGCCCTGGCCGCCAGCCACGGCGATCCGGTCACGCTGGCGGAACTGTCGGATACCAGCCACATGGCATTCCTCGATCCGTGCAGCCAGGCACATCAGACGCTGTGTCATTGGCTCGCTGCACAGCGGGCGAATGCTGAGGTAGTCACGGCGCGAAATTTCGGTTGA